From Acidihalobacter aeolianus, a single genomic window includes:
- a CDS encoding transglycosylase SLT domain-containing protein → MRTVLQKALVVIGLIISGTALAAAQTDTTAAFKAALAALSTGHLERFTALASPLHDNILYPYLRYAYLKHEIRQATRPEIDTFLHDNTRLPISDSLRREWLLELARRKDWATFLAEDTGQGGSRIDCARAQALAATGQVNAALSLARRLWLAGYSQPQSCDPVFSLLNAHGVMTPALVQERILLALEAHNPGLARYLARNLQGATRNLADHWLQAYNSPTTLTGGNSVALGTSEERDRVLQAAFLNLARRDPVQARRIWVQFSSTQIALPDYMRERVTRAIALNAAWDNLPQAGAWLASLPPKAVNDDVRIWRVRVALRNGNWLGTLKAIRAMPRWERALGTWQYWEARALDALGQPLEAEKVAAPLSRKFSYYGFLAAEFLQRPYATGNPLPTSDPTLQRQVSRRYLIRVALALEAAAQHSDAKAAWLAALRPLHRSERLAAAELAYRDGWAYGAYAAAARAGLRNASRLMFPFEHMHYIHAAASSNGLGPGLILAVMRQESAFQASVCSDKGACGLLQLLPETACWIGRQAGFGGQACDSQALSQPAVNIRAGASYLAYLLKQFGNDAALALAAYNAGPSTVTRWLSSPAAAAAKPGSARWVATLPYGETRQYVESVLFNRVVYEKRLSPHTAVATATPRYVTTEDTPRLADTILPRSPNAAPGTPH, encoded by the coding sequence ATGCGCACCGTCCTGCAAAAGGCGTTGGTCGTAATCGGGCTCATCATCAGCGGCACCGCTCTTGCGGCCGCGCAAACCGACACGACGGCGGCCTTCAAGGCCGCGCTTGCGGCGTTGTCCACCGGCCATCTCGAGCGCTTCACCGCGCTTGCTAGCCCCTTGCACGACAACATTCTTTATCCCTATCTACGCTACGCCTATCTCAAACACGAAATCAGACAGGCCACTCGCCCTGAGATCGATACCTTCCTGCACGACAATACACGGTTACCGATCAGCGATTCGCTACGCAGAGAGTGGCTGCTTGAACTGGCTCGTCGCAAGGACTGGGCGACTTTCCTGGCCGAAGACACCGGACAGGGCGGCTCACGGATAGACTGTGCCCGAGCACAAGCGCTTGCGGCGACCGGGCAAGTCAATGCCGCACTCTCGCTGGCCCGGCGCCTGTGGCTGGCAGGTTATTCGCAACCGCAGAGCTGCGACCCGGTCTTCTCCCTGCTGAATGCACATGGGGTGATGACGCCCGCACTCGTGCAAGAGCGGATATTGCTCGCACTCGAAGCGCACAATCCCGGCCTTGCACGCTATCTCGCTCGCAACCTGCAAGGCGCCACACGCAACCTGGCCGACCACTGGCTGCAAGCCTACAACTCACCCACCACACTAACCGGCGGCAACAGCGTGGCCCTGGGCACCTCCGAAGAGCGCGATCGTGTCCTACAGGCGGCCTTTCTCAATCTGGCACGACGTGATCCGGTCCAGGCGCGACGAATCTGGGTGCAATTTTCCTCTACACAAATCGCCCTGCCGGACTACATGCGCGAACGCGTAACCCGGGCCATCGCGCTGAATGCCGCCTGGGACAACCTACCCCAGGCTGGCGCCTGGCTCGCTTCTCTTCCTCCTAAAGCAGTCAATGACGATGTGCGCATCTGGCGTGTCCGCGTCGCCCTGCGTAACGGCAACTGGCTTGGCACCCTCAAGGCGATCCGTGCGATGCCCCGCTGGGAGCGTGCACTTGGTACCTGGCAATACTGGGAGGCACGCGCGCTGGATGCGCTCGGCCAACCTCTTGAAGCAGAGAAAGTGGCGGCCCCATTGTCACGCAAATTTAGCTATTACGGCTTCCTCGCGGCTGAATTCCTACAGCGCCCATACGCTACCGGGAACCCTTTGCCGACTAGCGATCCAACCCTGCAGCGGCAGGTTTCCCGGCGCTACCTGATCCGCGTTGCCTTGGCCCTCGAGGCCGCCGCGCAACACAGCGACGCCAAGGCTGCTTGGCTCGCGGCGCTGCGTCCACTCCATCGCAGTGAGCGACTTGCCGCAGCTGAACTCGCCTACCGTGACGGCTGGGCCTATGGGGCCTATGCCGCAGCCGCACGCGCCGGCCTTCGCAATGCCTCGCGTCTGATGTTCCCCTTCGAACATATGCACTACATACATGCGGCTGCCAGCAGTAATGGACTCGGCCCCGGACTGATACTCGCTGTCATGCGTCAGGAGAGCGCGTTCCAAGCCTCGGTCTGCTCGGACAAGGGCGCCTGCGGGCTGCTGCAGCTTCTGCCCGAAACAGCATGCTGGATCGGTCGTCAGGCCGGTTTCGGTGGACAAGCCTGTGACAGCCAAGCGCTCTCACAACCCGCCGTCAACATCCGTGCCGGCGCGAGCTACCTCGCCTACTTGCTCAAGCAGTTCGGCAACGACGCGGCTCTTGCCCTCGCCGCCTACAACGCTGGTCCTTCGACGGTAACGCGCTGGCTCTCTTCGCCCGCTGCAGCCGCCGCAAAACCTGGCTCCGCGCGCTGGGTGGCCACACTGCCCTACGGCGAGACGCGTCAGTATGTCGAATCGGTGCTGTTCAACCGGGTGGTTTACGAAAAACGCCTCAGCCCGCACACAGCCGTTGCCACAGCCACACCGCGTTATGTAACCACCGAGGACACACCCCGTCTGGCGGATACGATTCTTCCCCGAAGCCCTAATGCGGCCCCGGGGACTCCACACTGA
- the flgG gene encoding flagellar basal-body rod protein FlgG, with translation MNPALWIAKTGLDAQQTRMDVIANNLANVSTTGFKKGRASFEDLLYQNVRQPGAQSTQNTQIPSGLMLGTGVKVNSTEKIFTQGNIIQTGNNLDLAIQGQGFFQITMPDGSIAYTRDGEFQLNSNGQVVTANGYPLQPAITVPANTQSITIGTDGTVTVTVAGSTTPTQIGTVQLANFINPAGLQPIGQNLYQQTAASGTAQTGTPGLNGLGTLQQGALESSNVNTVESLVNMIECQRAYEINSKAIATTDQMLQYVNQTL, from the coding sequence ATGAATCCAGCCTTGTGGATCGCAAAAACCGGACTCGACGCGCAGCAGACGCGGATGGACGTGATCGCCAATAACCTGGCTAACGTCAGCACCACCGGTTTCAAGAAAGGGCGCGCCTCCTTCGAGGACCTGCTGTACCAGAACGTCCGCCAGCCTGGCGCGCAGTCCACCCAGAATACGCAGATCCCCTCGGGGCTGATGCTTGGTACCGGTGTAAAGGTGAACTCGACCGAGAAAATCTTCACCCAGGGCAACATCATCCAGACAGGCAACAATTTGGATCTGGCGATACAGGGGCAGGGTTTCTTTCAGATCACCATGCCCGACGGTTCGATTGCCTACACACGCGATGGTGAATTCCAGCTCAACAGCAACGGCCAGGTGGTCACGGCGAATGGCTATCCCCTGCAGCCGGCGATCACCGTGCCGGCCAACACGCAGTCGATCACCATTGGCACCGACGGCACCGTGACCGTCACGGTGGCCGGTAGCACTACGCCGACGCAGATCGGCACGGTACAACTCGCGAACTTCATCAATCCGGCTGGCTTGCAGCCAATTGGCCAGAACCTTTATCAACAGACGGCGGCGAGCGGTACAGCACAAACCGGCACACCCGGGCTCAACGGTCTGGGCACCTTGCAGCAGGGGGCGCTGGAAAGTTCGAACGTGAATACCGTCGAGTCGCTGGTGAACATGATCGAGTGTCAGCGCGCCTACGAGATCAACTCGAAGGCGATCGCCACCACCGATCAGATGTTGCAGTACGTCAACCAGACCTTGTAG
- the flgH gene encoding flagellar basal body L-ring protein FlgH, translated as MNKRAMSTGIRAAALAAGLALLGGCATFNPGPTRGNNPDFTPVMPVAPKPTAQNNGAIYQSADSVQLFSDQRARHIGDILTVVLDENTNANKSADTSTSRDTSVDVSAPTILGAGVTYNGNPVLSTSLAGKNAFAGKGSSSQSNQLSGTISVTVANVLSNGNLVVQGEKWIALNQGREYVRFRGIVRPADITPQDTVLSTQVANSEIEYGGRGVLNEANREGWLAKFFNTWWPL; from the coding sequence ATGAACAAGCGAGCGATGAGTACTGGCATACGAGCGGCAGCGCTGGCGGCCGGACTCGCGTTGCTTGGTGGCTGCGCCACGTTCAACCCGGGTCCGACGCGGGGCAACAATCCGGATTTCACTCCGGTGATGCCGGTCGCGCCCAAGCCGACCGCTCAGAACAATGGGGCAATCTACCAGAGCGCCGACAGCGTCCAGCTATTCTCGGATCAGCGAGCGCGTCACATCGGCGACATCCTGACGGTGGTTCTCGACGAAAACACCAACGCGAACAAATCCGCAGACACCTCCACGTCGCGCGATACCAGCGTCGACGTCTCGGCACCCACGATTCTCGGCGCCGGCGTTACCTACAACGGCAATCCAGTTCTCAGTACGAGTCTCGCCGGCAAGAATGCCTTCGCCGGGAAGGGCAGCAGTTCACAGAGCAACCAATTGAGTGGGACCATCTCGGTCACGGTAGCGAATGTGTTGTCCAATGGTAACCTCGTGGTGCAGGGCGAGAAGTGGATCGCGCTCAACCAGGGGCGCGAGTACGTGCGTTTCCGCGGGATTGTGCGTCCGGCCGACATCACTCCGCAGGACACGGTGCTGTCCACCCAGGTAGCCAATTCCGAGATCGAATACGGCGGTCGCGGCGTGTTGAACGAGGCTAACCGTGAGGGCTGGCTGGCGAAATTCTTCAACACATGGTGGCCGCTATGA
- the flgB gene encoding flagellar basal body rod protein FlgB yields the protein MPFSIDQALGVFPQALQLESQRAELLASNIANADTPGYKARDIDFKTALAAADGQGGNLPLTRTNPMHMEPAGSGSGQAPVMYQVPLQPSLDGNTVNLQYNQAAFGENAIRYQATLAFLSGRLQGLSNAIMGT from the coding sequence ATGCCGTTTTCCATCGACCAGGCACTGGGTGTTTTCCCGCAGGCGCTGCAGCTTGAGTCGCAGCGTGCGGAGCTGCTGGCATCCAACATCGCCAATGCGGACACGCCCGGATACAAGGCGCGCGACATCGATTTCAAGACGGCTCTGGCCGCGGCCGACGGACAGGGTGGCAATCTGCCGCTGACTCGGACCAACCCGATGCACATGGAACCGGCCGGTAGCGGTTCTGGACAGGCGCCGGTGATGTATCAGGTTCCACTGCAGCCCTCGCTGGACGGGAATACGGTCAATCTGCAGTACAACCAGGCGGCTTTCGGCGAAAACGCCATTCGCTACCAGGCCACGTTGGCCTTTCTGAGTGGGCGACTGCAAGGGCTCAGCAACGCGATCATGGGTACCTGA
- a CDS encoding DsrE family protein, whose protein sequence is MSRIVRLVVPALALLACAAYQPAQAENWSLYKHYNYNKLEFVHSHPFAKEHTVIQVSQADPKRWTLVLNNASNLLNYFGPSNVQIVIVAYGPGLKMLFKNSKVADRIQSLNSEGVEFDACHNTMLGFKKKLGHLPKLVDSAAVVPGGIVRIMQLEAHGFRYIKP, encoded by the coding sequence ATGTCCCGCATAGTCCGTTTGGTCGTTCCAGCACTGGCGTTGCTGGCTTGCGCGGCCTATCAGCCTGCACAGGCCGAGAATTGGTCGCTGTACAAACATTACAACTACAACAAGCTCGAATTCGTTCATTCACATCCTTTCGCCAAGGAGCATACGGTGATCCAGGTGAGTCAGGCGGATCCGAAGCGCTGGACGCTGGTACTGAACAACGCCTCCAACTTGCTCAATTACTTTGGGCCTTCCAATGTCCAGATCGTGATCGTAGCTTACGGCCCTGGTCTGAAGATGTTGTTCAAGAACAGCAAGGTGGCCGATCGTATTCAGAGTCTGAATTCAGAAGGTGTGGAGTTCGATGCGTGTCACAACACCATGCTCGGCTTCAAGAAGAAGCTAGGACATTTGCCCAAGCTGGTGGATTCCGCGGCGGTAGTGCCTGGGGGCATCGTGCGCATCATGCAGCTGGAAGCGCACGGCTTCCGTTACATCAAGCCCTGA
- the flgF gene encoding flagellar basal-body rod protein FlgF has product MDRMLYIAMSGAKEIMLAQANTTNNLANANTVGFKRDLEAFKAIPIEGPGYASRVYTQDEGTGTDFTQGPLITTGRSLDVAINGPGWIAVQGPNGQEAYTRAGELKVNSNGLLTTNQGYPVIGNSGPIAVPPNQKIEIGADGTITVLPSGQQPSALAVVDRIKLVNPPDSQLAKGLDGLMHTRNGQPLQASANVSLVSGALEGSNVNTVNAMVKMISLARQYEMQVKMMKTAETNDQASAQLIRLA; this is encoded by the coding sequence ATGGATCGAATGCTCTACATCGCGATGTCCGGCGCCAAGGAAATCATGTTGGCGCAGGCGAACACGACGAACAATCTGGCGAATGCCAATACGGTCGGGTTCAAGCGCGATCTGGAGGCCTTCAAGGCGATCCCGATCGAAGGTCCTGGTTATGCCAGTCGGGTCTACACCCAGGACGAGGGTACGGGTACGGATTTCACCCAGGGGCCGCTGATTACTACAGGGCGTTCGCTGGACGTTGCGATCAACGGTCCTGGTTGGATAGCGGTACAGGGGCCCAACGGCCAGGAGGCTTACACGCGCGCCGGCGAGCTCAAGGTCAACAGCAATGGCCTGCTCACCACGAATCAAGGATACCCCGTGATCGGCAATTCCGGACCGATTGCGGTGCCACCTAACCAAAAGATAGAGATCGGTGCCGACGGCACGATCACCGTGCTGCCTTCGGGGCAACAACCCAGTGCGCTCGCTGTTGTGGATCGTATCAAGCTGGTCAATCCGCCGGACAGCCAACTTGCCAAGGGACTTGACGGACTCATGCATACCCGTAACGGCCAGCCATTGCAGGCCAGTGCCAATGTTTCGTTGGTATCCGGTGCGCTTGAGGGGAGCAACGTCAACACCGTCAACGCAATGGTGAAGATGATCTCCCTGGCGCGGCAGTACGAGATGCAAGTGAAGATGATGAAAACCGCTGAAACCAACGATCAAGCCAGCGCACAGCTGATTCGCCTGGCCTGA
- the flgC gene encoding flagellar basal body rod protein FlgC: MSLYSIFNIAGSGLAAQSVRLNTIASNLANADDVASSEKAAYRARQPVFASMLMQSQGGDSAVGVRVTDIQESRAPIRREYAPGNPLADKQGYVYTTNVNTIEQMANMISASRSYQNNVNVLTTTQQLLLNTVQQLGK, translated from the coding sequence ATGAGTCTCTACAGCATTTTCAATATTGCGGGTTCAGGGCTTGCGGCGCAGAGCGTACGGCTCAACACGATCGCCAGCAATCTCGCCAACGCTGACGACGTGGCCTCCAGTGAGAAGGCGGCGTACCGCGCCAGGCAGCCGGTGTTCGCGAGCATGCTGATGCAAAGCCAGGGAGGCGATTCTGCCGTCGGGGTACGCGTGACCGACATACAGGAAAGCCGTGCTCCGATCCGTCGCGAATATGCGCCGGGCAATCCCCTCGCGGATAAGCAAGGCTACGTGTACACGACCAACGTCAACACCATCGAGCAGATGGCGAACATGATCTCGGCGTCGCGCAGTTACCAGAACAATGTGAACGTCCTGACCACAACCCAGCAGCTGTTGCTCAATACCGTGCAGCAACTCGGTAAATAA
- a CDS encoding methyltransferase domain-containing protein — protein MPLEAADQWIQRVADATLPRVTQSGPHAWLLRQSLYTHFQRLVALSSLGEMGGDILDVGAGTGALTLDLAWHAQPGSRITAVDNDAVALALLADIARDLNIAVTCLEGEADKLPLPDASQSMTVARYVFQHLPQPSLALHEMRRVTQPGGRILIVDVDDGIALGEPPESSALAGLREAIRNQQARAGGNRFIGRHLYRMMRDAGLESIQVIIMPRVRLGLQHGRNGQMEEHQTARMLSERDALIEAGLITAEAFDAGIEALRHDFAEDRFELDADFIAVGRVPAGK, from the coding sequence ATGCCCCTAGAAGCCGCCGATCAATGGATTCAGCGCGTGGCCGACGCCACTCTCCCGCGTGTCACACAAAGCGGCCCTCATGCCTGGCTGCTGCGCCAGAGCCTATACACCCATTTTCAGCGTCTGGTAGCCCTGAGCAGTCTGGGTGAAATGGGCGGCGACATTCTCGACGTGGGCGCCGGTACCGGGGCGTTGACCCTTGATCTCGCGTGGCACGCCCAACCTGGTTCACGCATCACGGCGGTTGACAACGACGCCGTGGCGCTCGCCCTGCTTGCTGACATCGCCCGAGACCTAAATATCGCAGTGACCTGCCTGGAGGGCGAGGCCGACAAGCTGCCCCTGCCCGACGCGAGCCAGTCGATGACAGTGGCGCGCTACGTCTTCCAGCATCTGCCGCAACCATCCCTGGCACTGCATGAAATGCGTCGTGTAACCCAACCCGGGGGACGCATTCTCATCGTCGACGTGGATGACGGCATCGCCCTCGGCGAACCGCCGGAATCCTCGGCACTTGCCGGTCTACGCGAGGCCATCCGCAACCAACAGGCACGTGCCGGTGGCAACCGCTTCATCGGCAGGCATCTTTATCGGATGATGCGCGATGCCGGCTTGGAATCAATCCAAGTGATCATCATGCCGCGTGTACGCCTGGGTCTGCAGCATGGTCGCAACGGACAGATGGAGGAACATCAGACGGCGCGCATGCTGAGCGAACGCGATGCACTGATCGAGGCCGGCCTGATCACCGCCGAGGCCTTCGACGCTGGTATCGAAGCCCTGCGTCACGATTTCGCAGAGGATCGATTCGAACTCGATGCCGACTTCATTGCCGTGGGGCGAGTACCTGCCGGCAAGTAA
- the flgE gene encoding flagellar hook protein FlgE — MAFGTALTGLNAASQALNVTANNIANAGTTGFKSSRAEFGDIYATAYNGLSNKAIGSGVQLQAVTQEFSQGTLQNTGNTLDTAINGQGFFVFSNNGTQVYSRAGSMQVNQQGYVVNSQGQQLQVYAPINPQATNPTFNQGSLTSLQLSTSAGPPQATSNVSASINLSAAASDLGAGTINPANTSTYTYSTPATVYDSLGAPHTAIMYFRKDTTTPSTSTTPGNTTWQVLTQIDGTTVNVGGNPQTTLTFDANGNLSSPAGGQITYDPYTPSNGAAAMNVTLNLTGSTMFGNSSNVNSLTQNGYTSGQLAGLNISNTGVISARYTNGQSQALGQMALANFTNPQGLQSLGNTSWGQSFASGTPILGAPGTGSLGQIQSGSLENSNVNEGQQLVDLITEQRNYQANAKVITTANTVTQTIINMT; from the coding sequence ATGGCATTCGGAACGGCATTGACGGGATTGAACGCGGCTTCCCAAGCGCTGAACGTGACGGCGAACAATATTGCCAATGCAGGCACCACTGGGTTCAAGTCGTCGCGGGCCGAGTTCGGCGACATTTATGCCACGGCTTACAACGGTCTCAGCAACAAGGCGATCGGCTCTGGCGTGCAATTACAAGCGGTGACCCAGGAGTTCAGCCAGGGTACGCTGCAGAATACCGGTAATACCCTGGATACCGCGATCAATGGCCAGGGCTTTTTTGTTTTCAGCAACAACGGAACCCAGGTCTACAGCCGCGCTGGATCCATGCAGGTCAATCAGCAGGGTTACGTGGTCAATTCTCAAGGGCAGCAGTTGCAGGTCTATGCTCCGATCAATCCGCAGGCGACCAATCCAACCTTCAATCAGGGCAGTCTGACCAGTCTGCAACTCTCTACCAGCGCAGGACCTCCGCAGGCAACCTCTAATGTATCTGCTTCCATCAACCTGAGTGCGGCGGCTTCCGATCTCGGTGCCGGCACGATCAACCCTGCCAACACCTCGACCTATACCTACTCGACACCTGCGACGGTCTATGACTCGCTGGGTGCGCCGCATACCGCGATCATGTATTTCCGCAAGGACACCACCACACCATCGACCAGCACCACACCCGGCAACACGACCTGGCAGGTGCTGACCCAGATTGATGGCACCACGGTAAACGTGGGTGGCAATCCGCAGACCACACTGACCTTCGACGCCAACGGCAATCTGTCTTCGCCGGCGGGTGGTCAGATCACTTATGACCCGTATACCCCTTCCAATGGCGCAGCGGCGATGAATGTAACGCTGAACCTGACTGGGTCGACGATGTTCGGCAATAGCAGCAACGTCAACAGTCTGACTCAGAACGGCTACACATCCGGTCAGCTGGCCGGTCTGAATATCAGCAACACTGGGGTGATTTCGGCTCGCTATACCAATGGTCAGTCGCAGGCGCTGGGGCAGATGGCGCTCGCCAACTTCACCAACCCGCAGGGCCTGCAGTCGCTGGGCAACACAAGCTGGGGGCAGTCCTTTGCCTCAGGCACGCCGATCCTCGGTGCGCCTGGCACCGGAAGTCTGGGGCAGATCCAGTCGGGATCGCTGGAAAACTCCAATGTGAACGAGGGGCAACAGCTGGTCGATCTTATAACCGAGCAGCGCAACTACCAGGCTAATGCCAAGGTCATCACCACGGCCAACACGGTGACCCAGACCATCATTAACATGACCTGA
- a CDS encoding flagellar hook assembly protein FlgD: MTTGTVTNSSLNPSILAQLGLTGSTASPGTATSGSSSSNGQLGQQAFLNLMVAELQNQDPTQPMSAQNMLAQLAQFSTVSGIQNMATSFATLSQSMSTNQALQAASLVGRTVLAPSSQAVLPASGSMQGSVDVTTPAQQVTVGIYDPSGQLVKQIDLGNQVQGSANFTWDGSNMQGTPMPAGTYSVKATGVVNGQNQALSILTPGQVSSVTLSQNGGPITLGLAGGLGNVDLSQVQQIS; the protein is encoded by the coding sequence ATGACTACCGGAACCGTTACCAATTCAAGTCTCAATCCCAGCATTCTTGCCCAGCTCGGGTTAACCGGTAGCACCGCTTCTCCCGGTACCGCGACCAGCGGTTCGAGTTCTTCCAATGGTCAACTCGGCCAGCAGGCTTTTCTGAACCTCATGGTGGCCGAATTGCAGAATCAGGACCCTACACAGCCGATGAGCGCACAGAACATGCTTGCCCAGCTCGCGCAGTTCAGCACGGTGTCCGGTATCCAGAACATGGCGACCTCGTTCGCCACCCTGTCCCAGTCAATGTCGACCAATCAGGCGCTGCAGGCCGCGAGTCTGGTGGGCCGGACGGTGCTTGCGCCCTCGTCGCAGGCGGTGCTGCCCGCCTCCGGTTCGATGCAAGGGTCGGTCGACGTCACCACGCCGGCGCAGCAGGTAACGGTGGGGATCTACGACCCGTCTGGCCAGCTCGTGAAACAGATCGACCTCGGAAATCAGGTCCAGGGTTCGGCGAATTTCACTTGGGACGGCTCGAACATGCAGGGTACGCCGATGCCAGCAGGGACTTATTCGGTAAAGGCAACCGGCGTGGTCAACGGACAGAACCAGGCCCTGAGCATCCTGACCCCGGGGCAGGTATCGAGCGTCACTCTGTCACAGAACGGCGGGCCGATCACGCTTGGGCTCGCCGGCGGGTTGGGTAATGTCGATCTTTCCCAGGTTCAGCAGATCAGCTAA
- a CDS encoding UvrD-helicase domain-containing protein: MAAQNDLDGLNPAQREAVKEADRPLLVLAGAGSGKTRVITAKIAHLVRHRGTPSRGIVAVTFTNKAAREMKARAGALLSREEARGLTISTFHTLGLNFLRRELALAGLKAGFTIFDAQDAHALIRELTHKDGTGDEDPIRHRISRWKNDLTSPEEAVAQAADEFDARAAKIYQRYQRSLAAYNAVDFDDLILLPVRLLEDHAEARERWQNRVRHLLVDEYQDTNASQYALMRLLVGVDGGLTVVGDDDQSIYAWRGARPENLTRLQSDFPRLQVVKLEQNYRSTGRILAAANHLIARNPHVFEKRLWSALGAGEMLRVVPASSAEDEAARVVSEIIRRHFQERCEYRDFAILYRGNHQARPFERWLREHNIPYRLSGGTGFFERQEVKDFMAYLRLLVNPDDDAAFLRVVNTPRRGIGPSTLEALGEYAGGRGVGLLAASGEMGLEQQLPGRAVAALRRFTDWVGERAREAEDADPVALARRLLEEIDYAAWLEEIHGDPKAATRRLDYVHELIEWMQRLAQDEPERRLPDIVSHMSLMDILERNGEDADQNAVNLMTLHAAKGLEFPHVFLVGMEEELLPHRTSIESGDLEEERRLAYVGITRARRSLTLTYAEKRKRYGEEYDCEPSRFLEELPAEHLEWRREPPSAEESRELGRAHIANLKALLD; encoded by the coding sequence ATGGCCGCCCAGAACGATCTAGACGGACTCAATCCCGCACAGCGCGAAGCAGTCAAGGAAGCGGACCGCCCGTTGCTGGTGCTCGCCGGCGCCGGCAGCGGCAAGACCCGCGTGATTACCGCCAAAATCGCCCATCTGGTACGCCATCGCGGCACGCCATCCCGCGGCATCGTAGCGGTCACCTTCACCAACAAGGCGGCGCGCGAGATGAAGGCGCGAGCCGGAGCGCTGCTCTCCCGCGAAGAGGCGCGCGGCCTGACGATTTCCACATTCCATACCCTCGGGCTGAATTTCCTGCGGCGCGAGCTGGCGCTCGCCGGCCTCAAGGCCGGGTTCACCATCTTCGACGCCCAGGACGCCCATGCGCTGATCCGCGAACTGACGCACAAGGACGGTACCGGCGACGAGGATCCGATCCGCCACCGCATCTCGCGCTGGAAGAACGATCTGACATCCCCGGAAGAGGCGGTGGCCCAGGCCGCGGACGAATTCGACGCGCGCGCGGCGAAGATCTATCAGCGCTATCAGCGCTCGCTGGCCGCCTACAACGCGGTTGACTTCGACGACCTCATCCTGCTCCCCGTGCGCCTGCTGGAGGACCACGCCGAGGCGCGCGAACGCTGGCAGAACCGGGTACGCCATCTGCTGGTCGACGAATACCAGGACACCAATGCCTCGCAATACGCCCTGATGCGCCTGCTGGTGGGCGTCGACGGCGGGCTGACCGTGGTCGGCGACGACGACCAGTCGATTTACGCCTGGCGCGGCGCGCGGCCGGAAAACCTCACCCGCCTGCAGAGCGACTTCCCGCGTCTGCAGGTGGTCAAGCTGGAACAGAACTACCGCTCCACCGGCCGCATCCTGGCCGCCGCCAACCACCTCATCGCGCGCAACCCCCACGTGTTCGAAAAGCGTCTGTGGAGCGCTCTCGGCGCCGGCGAGATGCTGCGCGTGGTGCCGGCCAGCAGCGCCGAGGACGAGGCCGCGCGCGTGGTTTCGGAGATCATCCGGCGTCACTTCCAGGAACGCTGCGAATACCGCGATTTCGCCATTCTCTATCGCGGCAACCATCAGGCCCGGCCGTTCGAACGCTGGCTGCGCGAGCACAACATCCCCTATCGTCTGTCCGGCGGTACCGGCTTCTTCGAGCGCCAGGAGGTCAAGGACTTCATGGCCTATCTGCGCCTGCTGGTGAACCCGGACGACGATGCGGCCTTCCTGCGCGTGGTCAACACCCCGCGCCGCGGCATCGGCCCGTCCACCCTGGAAGCCCTCGGCGAATACGCCGGCGGACGCGGCGTCGGCCTGCTGGCCGCGTCCGGCGAGATGGGGTTGGAGCAACAGCTTCCCGGCCGCGCCGTCGCCGCCCTGCGGCGCTTCACCGACTGGGTCGGCGAGCGCGCGCGCGAGGCCGAGGATGCCGACCCGGTCGCCCTCGCCCGCCGTCTGCTCGAGGAAATCGATTACGCCGCCTGGCTGGAGGAAATTCACGGCGATCCCAAGGCCGCCACGCGCCGGCTCGACTACGTGCACGAGCTGATCGAGTGGATGCAGCGCCTTGCCCAGGACGAACCCGAGCGCCGTCTGCCGGATATCGTGTCGCACATGTCGCTGATGGACATCCTGGAACGCAACGGCGAGGACGCGGATCAGAACGCGGTCAACCTGATGACCCTGCATGCCGCCAAGGGGCTGGAGTTTCCGCACGTCTTCCTGGTCGGCATGGAAGAGGAACTGCTGCCGCATCGCACCAGCATCGAATCCGGCGATCTCGAGGAGGAACGGCGACTCGCCTACGTCGGCATCACCCGGGCGCGACGCAGCCTGACGCTGACCTACGCGGAAAAGCGCAAGCGCTATGGCGAGGAATACGACTGCGAGCCCAGCCGATTCCTGGAGGAGCTCCCGGCCGAACACCTGGAGTGGCGGCGCGAACCGCCGAGCGCCGAGGAATCGCGCGAACTCGGCCGCGCACACATCGCCAATCTCAAGGCCCTGCTGGACTGA